A single region of the Candidatus Marinarcus aquaticus genome encodes:
- a CDS encoding DUF4198 domain-containing protein — protein sequence MKKISIYIMSLFVATSAFSHGLWVTGTNDDIIKATMIYGHDFPKPEEIKEERRVLFEPVKVIGENTNITLSQKGKFYNYEGTERLKEGTYILQATYVPTPWTETADKKWHMNKTRKDIKKEVNHCAVYSMSAKSILNVGNADSEFITKPLGKGVEFTPLEKVSQFKEGMPIKFKVTKDGKPLKIQEVYGNLEAYSKNDMSMAFYGKTNLKGEVTFKALKSGLWYLKTYYKQNSGNKDCESIEDAATISFEIK from the coding sequence ATGAAAAAAATTTCAATATACATCATGTCGCTCTTTGTAGCAACATCAGCATTTTCTCACGGGTTGTGGGTTACAGGAACAAATGACGATATCATCAAAGCAACGATGATATACGGACATGATTTCCCAAAACCTGAAGAGATAAAGGAAGAAAGAAGAGTCCTTTTTGAACCTGTAAAAGTTATTGGTGAAAATACAAACATAACACTCTCTCAAAAAGGAAAATTTTACAATTATGAGGGAACAGAGAGATTAAAAGAGGGTACATATATTCTACAAGCGACATATGTACCAACACCTTGGACTGAAACAGCAGATAAAAAGTGGCACATGAATAAAACAAGAAAAGATATTAAAAAAGAAGTCAACCATTGTGCTGTTTATTCAATGTCAGCGAAATCGATTTTAAATGTAGGAAATGCAGACAGTGAGTTCATTACAAAACCTTTGGGGAAAGGAGTTGAATTTACTCCTTTGGAAAAAGTCTCACAATTTAAAGAAGGAATGCCAATAAAGTTTAAAGTAACAAAAGATGGGAAACCTTTAAAAATACAAGAAGTATATGGAAATTTAGAAGCATACTCTAAAAATGATATGAGTATGGCTTTTTATGGAAAAACAAATTTAAAAGGTGAGGTTACTTTTAAAGCTTTAAAAAGTGGACTTTGGTATCTTAAAACTTATTATAAACAAAACAGTGGTAATAAAGATTGCGAATCTATAGAAGATGCTGCAACCATATCATTTGAGATTAAATAA
- a CDS encoding RNA polymerase sigma factor: MITIINTKIKDFVKMIEFYDELLYFIKKKTRNPDIAEDILHDTYTRIISLEEKKTIENKRAFLYKIAKNIIIDEVRKKSKKREIPYEENRMAFQCLQPEEITIEHNRMTILMKELKKLPAMRKEAFVLHVLEGYTRQEIADIMGISSHAVDKHISRASIELKKRLKEEDDS, from the coding sequence ATGATAACGATTATTAATACTAAAATAAAAGATTTTGTGAAAATGATAGAATTCTATGATGAATTATTATATTTTATTAAAAAGAAAACCAGAAATCCTGACATAGCTGAAGATATACTTCATGATACCTACACCAGAATAATCTCTTTAGAAGAGAAAAAAACAATAGAAAACAAAAGAGCTTTTTTATATAAAATTGCCAAAAATATCATCATAGATGAGGTCAGAAAAAAGAGTAAAAAACGAGAAATTCCATATGAAGAGAATCGGATGGCTTTTCAATGTTTACAACCTGAAGAGATAACCATAGAGCATAACAGAATGACAATATTAATGAAAGAGTTAAAAAAATTGCCTGCCATGAGAAAAGAAGCCTTTGTACTGCATGTGTTAGAGGGGTATACAAGACAAGAAATTGCTGATATTATGGGAATATCCTCGCATGCGGTTGATAAACATATCTCACGAGCAAGTATCGAGTTAAAAAAACGATTAAAAGAAGAGGATGATTCTTAA
- a CDS encoding FecR family protein has product MVIEEKIQTEVNKWIRLECEGKCLEHDPLFLSWIHENPKHLRMFNEQKTLLAEIDELPEEFLQELKSEVKENREKINQTKRRKKLFLKSCAPLLVAASVLFVIYISFFAQRVLFSNQYLASNKILKDIQLPDYSKVTLDVNTHMDVQYYATSRKIKLSNGKAVFDVFSNKKRPFTIATNRVHITVLGTKFEVVNHQQQTQVNVKEGVVKVSLPKENDRLLALVNKGESLILDKSNNIISLSKTNSDDMALWSEGKFAFYQESIEHILKEFSKYLDVEFSIENKTIAQLPVSGNFNVNHFDDFLMVLPLIHPINVQKKENKIIITHRQ; this is encoded by the coding sequence ATGGTTATAGAAGAAAAGATACAAACAGAAGTAAACAAGTGGATCAGACTCGAATGTGAAGGAAAATGTTTAGAACATGATCCTCTTTTTTTATCATGGATTCATGAAAATCCAAAACATTTGCGGATGTTTAATGAACAAAAAACATTGCTTGCTGAAATAGATGAATTGCCTGAAGAATTCTTGCAAGAGCTTAAATCAGAGGTTAAAGAAAATAGAGAAAAAATCAATCAAACAAAACGCAGAAAAAAACTTTTTCTTAAATCCTGTGCACCATTACTGGTTGCTGCATCAGTTTTGTTTGTTATATACATCAGTTTTTTTGCACAAAGAGTTCTTTTTTCAAATCAATATTTAGCATCAAACAAAATCCTAAAAGATATTCAATTACCAGATTATTCAAAAGTGACACTCGATGTGAATACGCACATGGATGTTCAATACTATGCTACAAGCAGAAAGATTAAGTTATCAAATGGGAAAGCCGTGTTTGATGTTTTTTCAAATAAAAAAAGACCATTTACAATTGCAACCAACAGAGTCCATATCACTGTATTGGGTACCAAATTTGAAGTTGTGAATCATCAACAACAAACACAAGTTAATGTTAAAGAAGGGGTTGTTAAAGTCTCATTGCCCAAAGAAAATGATAGATTATTGGCATTGGTGAACAAAGGTGAAAGTCTGATTTTAGATAAATCTAATAATATCATATCTTTAAGTAAAACCAATAGTGATGATATGGCGCTTTGGAGTGAGGGCAAGTTTGCATTTTATCAAGAAAGCATAGAACATATTTTAAAAGAGTTTTCAAAATATCTTGATGTAGAGTTTTCCATTGAAAATAAAACAATAGCACAACTTCCCGTAAGTGGTAATTTTAATGTCAATCATTTTGATGATTTTTTGATGGTTTTACCTTTAATTCATCCCATAAATGTGCAAAAAAAAGAGAATAAAATCATTATTACGCATCGTCAATAA